The nucleotide window GGCTGACGAGGGGCACAGGTGCCGGAGGCATGACGAGGACACCCCGAATGACACCATCGAGTCCTTCAGGCTCTATTGCGATGAGTCCCACGCCATATATTATGGCATGCCGGGGCTTGGAGCGACTGAGGGGGAGACGCAtggcacacagacacaggGAACTAAGCCTCCAAGGGCTCCTGGCCTGAGGCTGTCTCACTTCCTCCTTGAGTTTATTCGGGCATTCGCCTGGGCCACCTCCTGTTATCCGCATGGCAGACGTCACCGCCAtcgagcaggaccctggacGCGGCTCTCTTGGATCAGGTCATGCCGCTCACCCAAGCTCACCTGGAGTCGTTCGCGCCGCAGGTATGAGAGGAAGGGGCGAGGCAAAGACACAAGAAGAGCCCGTGTGTGAGGCGCATGGCCCGATGCGACGGCCGGGTGGTTTCTCATCAACGGCCAGGATGTAACTTTTTGGGGGGGCGCAGAAGAAGGCATAAGTGagcgggagggggtgcgGTTGTGCGGTTGTGCACGCGTCTGGGATAATTTCGTCGTGCTGGTACGGATGCGTTGAAAACGAAAGCCACAGCGACAACTCGCAgtacgaaaaaaaaaaaagagagacgccacCTTTCATTTCTACTCTCTCGGCGCGCTTTCTGCTCCACAGCGCCTCTGTCACCTGCGCGAGTGCTCGTACCAGTCGTTAGCGGGCGCGGCGGACTGCCAGCAGCCTCACAGCTTTCCCCAGCTCGACctctcctgccgctgcgtagagagagagagagagaaagagagcacgCTGTGCATCCAGTCTCCGATGCTCGTCAAGTCCTCACTGATGGACGAGTGGTACTGTTCGTGTctgctctttcccccctccccgctctctcactggccgctcctctccttgcctctctctctatctgcTTCATCATCCGCCTCGTGCGCACTCCCGTGACACGCCCCTGTGttccttcacacacacacacacacgtgttggcgcttctcttcgtctGTATCGCGCGGGTGTGGCGCGATGCCATTACATTATCGATTGCTGCTGCCATGCTGGGCAAAGCCTTTAGAGTTTTCATAGACGTATGCTAACCTTCCtagcccctccccacccccaaatAACTCCCGTTCTCCCTGCCCCCATCAGCTGCCATGGCGCAACTCACAAGAGATGAGGTTCACACCTACGCCAAGGCCATGATAGCTGCCATCAAGACGCCTGCGTTTcaggcgcgcgtgcgtgccgcGATGAGTCGTGAGCCAACCCCGGCGGATGCCGAGGCCGTCATGGAGCGCTACGAAGAAGTACAGGCGGACTACTTCACGAATCACTACAACACCGAAGCCGACGATGTCTGTAGTGGTATCAGTGCCGGCGAGGGAAACGGTGACACAAGCAGCGCGGGTGGTACCTCCGCGAGTACTCAAGAGGCATCCGAGACACTGGCCAAGAAGGTATACGATATGAGCCTCGGCAGGGCAAGCGATGTGCCGACGCTGGACGGTGTCCACATCGTAGAGCAGTTGAAGAGTGCGGTGTGCGTCTACAAGGAAGCAGAGACGGTGCGGCTCATCACGCAGCTCTGTTTGCTGATCGAGTCACAGGTGACGGTACTGCCCGCAACCGTGCCAGCGTTGCAACACCTCTACAACAACTCAGGGCATGGCGCCCctacgctgcagcagctccaagGGGCGTCCGCGCAGGCCGGCGACGGCCACAACGCTCTACCCGGCATGAACCCGTCTCCACAGGTAAGGCAAATGATGGAAATGGCGATGCGAACACTCAGCCCGAAGCAGCGTGAGACCCTCGAGCGGGTGCAGCGAGCGATGCTGAACGGTAGCCCGCCGTCGCCGGAAGACACACGCGACATGTTGCTCATTCAGCGTCAGCTTGGTGCCTTCATGCAGACCATTCAACGTTTCGCGCCAACGCCGAACGGCAGaggtcgtggcggcggtggggggcAAAGTGCTTAGGAAGCCGCCACCCCGCGTCGACCACGCCACTGACGAAAAGGCGAAAAAATCAAACGGTGTGTacgggaggagagaggccggCGTCATCGAATCACATCCTTGCGCGCACCCAGACagcacagcggtggtgttttgctctttcctttttacctctccccccttcctcctcctgccgccgcggtcATCAGCTGAATCAGAGCACCACTCAAGTTTCAGCAGCAGAAAGGGGTGATCATGCTCGGTTGCCTTTAACCCcccacaaagagagagagagacacacacacacgcgcacgaaCTGCCACGAAGTGGATCGGCGAAGAATTGCATTTTCTTTGCTGTCCCGTAAcgcgcctctcgctctcctcgatcTCATCCCAGCTCTGGCCTACACATTATTCTCTTATTctcgtccctcctccccctccttccatCCTGTCACTCATGCTCTGTTCAACGCTACACGCGAGGCGTAATCGCATGCCGTGCCATGTGCTCCGCCTGACGACTGGACTTCTCTACACCGCAGGCACTAAAGAGAGACAGCCGACACcccagcacacacgccctaCACACCACCGAGTCGAAGAGCAGCCAACATCATTTCACCGGCACGATAGTCAGCACCCATGCCCCAACGAGCACGGCCGTcggcgcagcgacgccagcgcAGTAGCGGCAGACGCATCCCCGCGAGCGCCACCGAGGAGAATGAAACAGGCACCGCTACAAAGCGCCGGCGGGCAGATAGCCCGCTGAATGGCGGCAGCTCCAGCGacaagaagaggcggagcggATCACAAAACgctgtcgccaccaccgcgacgTCGCCGCGTCTTGACACGCCAacaacggcggcgcgcacctCTCGTGAGTCAAACGCGTACAACCGCGAaacagacgaggaggagtcgGACATGCTCCAGCGCTTCTCCAACGTGTCAGTACGGCAACACGCACGGGAGACGTCCCCGTCGCATCTTGActcaacgccgccgccttcgccctcTCGAACGTTTGACGGCCACAGAGACGCGGATCCGTCGGCGTACATCTCGTTGGCGCAACGCGGTGGTCAAACCGCCGgatcgctgcagcacgccccCGTCTTCGCGCTGCCTGCAAACGTCTGCAACGACACAGCAGGggcgccgcctcctgcaccgccgtcagTGTCGAGCCAGCGCGCTCGAAACTTTTCTCCAGCGTTGCTATCTCAGCTACTTCTGGCTGAGGCAGCGCGAGCAGatgcgacagcagcggtgcaacAGTCGGGTCACAACAACTTTGAGGGTGTCAGCTACGGAAGCGCCGCGCCCTTCTGCGTGCCGACATCGATGCAGCAGTCACAGCGGCCACCAACTACGACTACCACAGTGGCAACCGAGtggcgtcatcgccgccgtgaCTCAGACGCGACATCTTTGTACGAGTCTCTACGAGAGTCACCATCCTCTTTGCCCcagtcacc belongs to Leishmania panamensis strain MHOM/PA/94/PSC-1 chromosome 8 sequence and includes:
- a CDS encoding hypothetical protein (TriTrypDB/GeneDB-style sysID: LpmP.08.0490); this encodes MAQLTRDEVHTYAKAMIAAIKTPAFQARVRAAMSREPTPADAEAVMERYEEVQADYFTNHYNTEADDVCSGISAGEGNGDTSSAGGTSASTQEASETLAKKVYDMSLGRASDVPTLDGVHIVEQLKSAVCVYKEAETVRLITQLCLLIESQVTVLPATVPALQHLYNNSGHGAPTLQQLQGASAQAGDGHNALPGMNPSPQVRQMMEMAMRTLSPKQRETLERVQRAMLNGSPPSPEDTRDMLLIQRQLGAFMQTIQRFAPTPNGRGRGGGGGQSA